A stretch of the Streptomyces sp. NBC_01428 genome encodes the following:
- a CDS encoding ankyrin repeat domain-containing protein yields the protein MPAIEPPGPEPSWEPWTPAHHAVEHDDAQALARLLAHGADPDEVSHNMTLLTHAIDAEGDGSLQSGEPLTVHLTAVLLAFGAAPELADPDGRSPLDMAAHYGHDLAADLVRAHISRRAAGPK from the coding sequence ATGCCGGCAATTGAGCCACCGGGGCCGGAACCCAGCTGGGAACCCTGGACACCCGCTCACCACGCGGTCGAGCACGACGATGCACAGGCCCTGGCCCGATTGCTGGCGCACGGTGCTGATCCCGACGAGGTCTCCCACAACATGACCTTGCTGACGCACGCCATTGATGCCGAGGGCGACGGATCCCTGCAGAGCGGCGAGCCACTGACCGTTCACCTCACGGCGGTGCTGCTGGCCTTCGGCGCTGCCCCGGAGCTCGCGGACCCCGACGGTCGCAGCCCCTTGGACATGGCCGCCCACTACGGTCACGACCTGGCGGCCGATCTGGTGCGGGCCCACATCAGCAGGCGAGCCGCCGGTCCCAAATGA
- a CDS encoding 2OG-Fe dioxygenase family protein, which produces MVETGNMDGLRERGFVRYGAERLGIRAGSAEDDLARIRKVFAALPPDPYAPGTHRFRRYSHAVYLPWKDELSWIPGTPDPVHGTVTDFFQGEEDPEYPRTRRVLPDIPEELRDNALLLRLLRWDIEQVLALRNLGSRPLWAGVHLIRLGVDGPSQNAVSTPDCLHQDGGSAGTFTFAHLISRTNATGGQNVIATPGSAGLQPDDPWADIHAEFTLTDPLDGYAVHDHRVSHYVGPVQVGSGPGPGERSILIVGLAPYVPQL; this is translated from the coding sequence ATGGTTGAGACTGGGAACATGGACGGTCTGCGGGAGCGCGGGTTCGTCCGCTACGGCGCCGAACGCCTCGGAATCCGGGCCGGCTCCGCCGAGGATGACCTGGCCCGGATCCGGAAGGTCTTCGCGGCTCTGCCGCCCGACCCGTACGCCCCGGGAACGCATCGGTTCCGCCGCTACTCCCATGCCGTGTACCTGCCGTGGAAGGACGAACTGTCCTGGATTCCCGGAACCCCCGACCCCGTTCACGGCACGGTCACCGACTTCTTCCAGGGCGAGGAGGACCCTGAGTACCCGCGGACCCGGCGGGTGCTCCCCGACATCCCCGAGGAGCTGCGTGACAACGCCCTGCTGCTGCGGCTCCTGCGCTGGGACATCGAGCAGGTCCTGGCGCTGAGGAATCTGGGAAGCCGCCCGCTGTGGGCCGGTGTCCACCTGATCAGGCTCGGCGTCGACGGTCCCAGCCAGAACGCCGTGTCCACCCCCGACTGCTTGCACCAGGACGGGGGTTCGGCCGGCACGTTCACCTTCGCCCACTTGATCAGCCGTACCAACGCCACCGGTGGCCAGAACGTCATCGCCACCCCCGGCAGCGCAGGCCTGCAGCCCGACGACCCGTGGGCGGACATCCACGCCGAGTTCACCCTCACCGACCCACTGGACGGCTACGCCGTCCACGACCACAGGGTCAGCCATTACGTCGGCCCTGTCCAGGTGGGCTCCGGGCCCGGACCGGGGGAACGGTCCATCCTCATCGTCGGCCTCGCCCCGTACGTCCCCCAACTCTGA
- a CDS encoding vWA domain-containing protein — protein MDVVQNKAPAIGLSKMEAQAPDLVSLYKAAGSSVCAHGLEGVRAAVYLVLDRSGSMRPYYKDGTMQHLGEQVLSLSAHLDDDGTVPVVFFSTDVDGSTDLKLGGHRGRINKLHENLGHMGRTNYHWAMDEVIDHYLASGSDAPALVIFQTDGGPTSKSAAERYLCKAARLPLFWQFIGFGDPDDNEFAFLRRLDDLAVPRHRIVDNAGFFHAGRDPRTVRDDLLYDRLLQEFPSWLSSARTAQILR, from the coding sequence ATGGACGTGGTCCAGAACAAGGCCCCGGCAATCGGCCTGTCCAAGATGGAGGCACAGGCCCCGGATCTGGTGAGCCTCTACAAGGCGGCCGGGTCCAGCGTTTGCGCGCACGGTCTCGAGGGGGTGCGCGCGGCCGTGTATCTCGTCCTGGACCGCTCAGGCTCGATGCGGCCCTACTACAAGGACGGCACCATGCAGCATCTCGGTGAACAGGTCCTTTCCTTGTCCGCGCACCTCGATGACGACGGCACGGTACCGGTGGTGTTCTTCTCTACCGACGTCGATGGATCCACCGACCTCAAGCTTGGGGGCCACCGTGGCCGCATCAACAAACTGCACGAGAACCTCGGCCACATGGGCCGGACGAACTATCACTGGGCCATGGACGAGGTCATCGACCACTACCTGGCCTCCGGCAGTGACGCCCCAGCCCTGGTGATCTTCCAGACTGACGGCGGACCCACCAGCAAGTCCGCCGCTGAACGCTACCTGTGCAAAGCTGCGCGTCTGCCGCTGTTCTGGCAGTTCATTGGGTTCGGTGACCCCGACGACAACGAGTTCGCGTTTCTCCGCCGGCTCGACGACCTGGCCGTACCCAGACATCGCATCGTCGACAACGCAGGCTTCTTCCATGCTGGCCGTGATCCGCGCACCGTACGCGACGATCTCCTCTACGACCGGCTGCTGCAGGAGTTTCCCAGCTGGCTCTCGTCGGCTCGGACCGCTCAGATCTTGCGGTGA
- a CDS encoding cupin domain-containing protein: protein MEVPATALVVQPGEAAGASLADGAFELLADGGVMSASRLTLAVGADGAPPHHHKLSHEAFYVLGGTMVFRLGESLITVTKGGLVIIPPGLAHAFGAAEGEVADVVVVLSPGIERFGYFEQLAAISRGEAEFDSLVPEQDRYDVHFEDIPDWRIAL, encoded by the coding sequence ATGGAAGTCCCGGCCACTGCGTTGGTCGTGCAACCCGGCGAGGCGGCTGGGGCCTCACTCGCGGACGGCGCGTTCGAACTGCTCGCTGACGGAGGGGTGATGAGCGCCAGCCGGCTGACTCTTGCCGTCGGTGCCGACGGTGCGCCTCCACACCATCACAAGCTTTCTCACGAGGCGTTCTACGTGTTGGGCGGCACGATGGTCTTCCGCCTCGGTGAGAGCCTGATCACGGTGACAAAGGGCGGCCTTGTCATCATCCCGCCGGGCCTGGCGCACGCCTTCGGGGCGGCGGAGGGCGAGGTGGCGGACGTGGTTGTCGTGCTCAGCCCCGGCATCGAGCGGTTCGGCTACTTCGAGCAACTGGCCGCCATCAGCCGAGGCGAAGCCGAATTCGATTCGCTCGTGCCTGAACAAGACCGCTACGACGTCCACTTCGAAGACATACCCGACTGGCGGATAGCCCTCTGA
- a CDS encoding TerD family protein produces the protein MNGVTVSDDVFNAVSGSAGWAVVDVETSGLRPYEHRVLSVAVLTLDTAGELVEEFSTLLDPGCDPGPVHIHGLTRERLRGAPVFEEVAEHMGTLLHGRVMVAHNAQFDYEFLAREFALARSWLPVSQRMCTLALNRRIAPPTVDLKLASLAAHYRVPQQRAHDALDDARVLAGILRGSLSAAGELGLVLPVVACPPKQGSGYPPRVPKTPCAHRNPGRLAPGAPLVQGMKVAFTGDTCTAREELVARSVAAGLNVMGSVSRHTSVLVTDEIDSDSAKFRAARSADVPVITEEVFLGLLADVRHGIVHANPAPLASSVPVQRRTDRQATVAPLSGRRILVLGGPHGDASALRTRIAELGGAAAVNLSAGVTDVILLADGAGDRRMPHITARALPVHDADWLTTLPSPSDPAREVETTDPADARILPRGGVLDLPTAHDGAGTWTVTANWSHQITCEIDVVAFVLDEDEQVSCDEDFVFYGAPESPDSTVRLTTDGPSEQAVTADLTSLPDAVRKIVIAAAIDGPATFAYAGAIEVTLAQGTGGARALAQATLDAATTERTLLLAEVYRRGPGWRVRAVGQGYDHQLAALARGFGVDIAD, from the coding sequence ATGAATGGGGTGACGGTTTCCGATGACGTGTTCAACGCCGTGTCCGGATCTGCGGGGTGGGCGGTTGTGGACGTGGAGACTTCGGGTCTGAGGCCGTACGAGCACCGGGTCTTGTCGGTGGCGGTGCTGACACTGGACACGGCGGGGGAGCTGGTGGAGGAGTTCTCCACGCTGCTGGATCCGGGCTGTGATCCCGGCCCGGTGCACATCCACGGCCTCACGAGGGAGCGGCTGCGAGGCGCGCCGGTGTTCGAGGAGGTCGCCGAGCACATGGGGACACTGCTGCACGGCCGGGTCATGGTGGCGCACAACGCCCAGTTCGACTACGAGTTCCTCGCGCGCGAGTTCGCCCTGGCCCGTTCGTGGCTGCCGGTCTCGCAGCGGATGTGCACGCTCGCGCTGAACCGGCGGATCGCGCCGCCGACTGTCGATCTGAAGCTGGCCTCGCTGGCCGCCCACTACAGAGTGCCACAGCAGCGGGCGCACGACGCCCTGGACGACGCCCGGGTACTCGCCGGCATTCTGCGCGGCTCCTTGTCCGCGGCGGGGGAGCTGGGCCTTGTACTGCCCGTGGTGGCGTGCCCGCCCAAGCAGGGGTCGGGGTATCCGCCCCGAGTGCCGAAGACGCCCTGCGCGCACCGTAACCCCGGTCGGCTCGCGCCTGGAGCCCCGCTGGTGCAGGGCATGAAGGTCGCCTTCACCGGTGACACCTGCACCGCACGCGAAGAGCTCGTCGCGCGCTCCGTCGCGGCAGGACTGAACGTGATGGGTTCGGTCAGCCGTCACACCAGCGTGCTGGTCACCGACGAGATCGACTCCGACAGTGCCAAGTTCCGTGCCGCACGCAGTGCGGACGTGCCGGTGATCACCGAGGAGGTCTTCCTCGGGCTGCTCGCCGACGTGCGGCACGGTATCGTCCACGCGAACCCGGCGCCGCTGGCGTCGTCCGTCCCCGTCCAGCGGCGCACCGACCGCCAGGCCACTGTGGCACCGCTGTCCGGACGCCGGATCCTGGTGTTGGGCGGCCCCCACGGCGACGCGTCGGCGCTGCGCACTCGCATTGCGGAGCTGGGCGGAGCCGCCGCCGTCAATCTCTCCGCCGGCGTCACGGACGTGATCCTCTTGGCCGACGGGGCCGGGGACCGCCGCATGCCCCACATCACGGCACGCGCATTGCCGGTCCACGACGCCGACTGGCTCACCACGCTCCCTTCGCCGTCGGACCCCGCCCGAGAGGTGGAGACGACCGACCCGGCCGATGCCCGGATCCTTCCCCGCGGCGGCGTTCTCGACCTGCCGACCGCACACGACGGCGCCGGAACCTGGACGGTCACCGCAAACTGGAGCCATCAGATCACCTGCGAGATCGACGTCGTCGCCTTCGTTCTCGACGAGGACGAACAGGTCTCCTGCGACGAGGACTTCGTCTTCTACGGGGCACCCGAAAGCCCGGACTCTACCGTGCGCCTAACCACCGACGGCCCCAGTGAACAAGCCGTCACAGCGGACCTGACCTCCCTTCCCGACGCCGTCCGCAAAATCGTCATCGCCGCCGCCATCGACGGACCCGCGACGTTCGCCTACGCCGGAGCCATAGAGGTCACCCTCGCCCAGGGAACCGGCGGCGCGCGAGCCTTGGCCCAGGCCACCTTGGACGCCGCGACCACCGAACGGACGCTGTTGCTTGCCGAGGTCTACCGGCGTGGTCCGGGGTGGCGCGTCCGCGCGGTCGGCCAGGGGTACGACCACCAACTGGCCGCCTTGGCCCGGGGCTTCGGCGTCGACATTGCCGACTGA